A stretch of Sulfurimonas xiamenensis DNA encodes these proteins:
- a CDS encoding RNA-binding S4 domain-containing protein: MRIDKFLNSVNITKRRSISQDMIENGVVLINDAVAKASKNVAVGDIITINYLNFTKKYKILQIPQSKSTPKSLQEEYVKEIS; the protein is encoded by the coding sequence ATGAGAATAGATAAATTTTTAAATTCGGTAAATATTACAAAAAGAAGATCCATATCGCAGGATATGATAGAAAATGGTGTTGTTCTTATAAATGATGCGGTAGCAAAAGCAAGTAAAAATGTTGCTGTCGGAGATATTATTACTATAAATTATCTAAACTTTACAAAAAAATACAAAATACTTCAAATTCCTCAGAGTAAATCAACGCCAAAAAGTCTTCAAGAAGAGTATGTTAAGGAGATTTCATGA
- the trpD gene encoding anthranilate phosphoribosyltransferase, with product MNYEEAKKLFTSLFKHEMSDNEIREFLLSVKLDENTEGETIAAAAEVMRSFAIELPISDDLRSKVIDIVGTGGDKIGSFNISSTVSIVAASCGSMVAKHGSRSVTSKSGSADMFEELGVRLDLGIKNSAKLLEESGFTFMFAQTHHPAMKFIMPVRRTIPDKTIFNILGPLTNPAGAKKSLLGVFNKSFVPKIAEALRINGATSTIVVSSKEGMDEISISDITYASQLCDGVVHEFVIDAQEYGIKRVPLKAIVGGDSKENAKILYNILDGKSTDAQRDIVLINTACALMVDGLARDLQDGMEMARMAIRTGKAKEKLKQIIEISNKL from the coding sequence ATGAACTACGAAGAGGCTAAAAAACTATTTACCTCGCTTTTTAAGCATGAGATGAGTGATAATGAGATTAGAGAATTTTTACTGAGCGTAAAACTTGATGAAAATACTGAAGGTGAAACTATTGCAGCAGCAGCTGAAGTTATGCGCTCATTTGCGATAGAGCTCCCCATATCTGATGATCTGCGCTCAAAAGTTATAGATATTGTCGGAACAGGAGGAGATAAGATAGGAAGTTTTAACATCTCTTCAACCGTTTCTATTGTAGCTGCTTCATGCGGCAGCATGGTTGCAAAGCATGGCAGCCGTTCTGTTACTTCAAAATCCGGCAGCGCAGATATGTTTGAAGAACTTGGTGTGAGACTTGATTTAGGTATAAAAAACAGTGCAAAACTTCTTGAAGAGTCAGGCTTTACTTTTATGTTTGCACAGACGCATCATCCTGCTATGAAATTTATTATGCCTGTTCGAAGAACTATACCCGATAAAACAATTTTTAATATTTTAGGTCCGCTTACAAATCCCGCAGGAGCGAAAAAATCACTTTTAGGCGTTTTTAATAAATCCTTTGTTCCAAAAATAGCAGAGGCTCTTCGTATAAACGGGGCTACCTCTACCATCGTTGTAAGTTCAAAAGAGGGTATGGATGAGATAAGCATAAGCGATATTACTTACGCTTCACAGCTGTGTGACGGAGTTGTGCATGAGTTTGTTATAGACGCTCAAGAGTATGGCATTAAAAGAGTTCCCTTAAAAGCTATTGTTGGTGGAGATTCAAAAGAAAATGCAAAAATTTTGTATAATATTCTTGATGGAAAATCAACGGATGCACAAAGGGATATTGTACTTATAAATACTGCTTGTGCTCTTATGGTTGATGGCTTGGCGCGTGATCTTCAAGATGGAATGGAAATGGCAAGAATGGCCATAAGAACAGGAAAAGCTAAAGAAAAACTTAAACAAATTATTGAGATATCAAATAAATTATGA
- the tsaE gene encoding tRNA (adenosine(37)-N6)-threonylcarbamoyltransferase complex ATPase subunit type 1 TsaE: MKKYILSLDELDVLIEDIDKNFKNGVIILRGDLAAGKTTFVKKMVKFLEIDEEVTSPTFSLQHCYGDRIFHYDMYNHGLEHFISLGMLEELEKDGLHFVEWGDDALANILDSAGIKTITINIKKISNDKREYTVCTH, from the coding sequence ATGAAAAAATATATACTAAGTTTAGATGAACTTGATGTTTTAATAGAAGATATAGATAAAAATTTTAAAAACGGTGTCATTATTTTGCGTGGAGATTTGGCGGCGGGCAAAACTACTTTTGTAAAAAAAATGGTTAAATTTTTAGAAATTGATGAAGAGGTGACTTCGCCTACATTTTCTCTTCAGCACTGCTATGGAGATAGAATTTTTCATTATGATATGTACAATCACGGATTAGAACATTTTATCTCTTTGGGTATGCTTGAAGAGTTAGAAAAAGATGGTCTTCATTTTGTAGAGTGGGGTGATGATGCGCTGGCAAACATATTGGATTCTGCCGGAATAAAGACTATAACAATAAACATAAAAAAAATTTCTAACGATAAAAGAGAGTACACAGTATGCACACATTAA
- the lptB gene encoding LPS export ABC transporter ATP-binding protein: MHTLKAVNLKKKIKDLEIVKGMSLEVKSGEVVGLLGPNGAGKTTTFYMICGLVEASGGEVFFDDENLSGMPLHQRALKGIGYLPQEASIFKDLSVEDNLLIAAEVKIKDKKAQEKRILELLDMFNIEPIRYRKGISLSGGERRRVEIARALVNSPKFLLLDEPFAGVDPIAVMDIQIVIKQLVSYDIGVLITDHNVRETLDVCDRAYVIKSGSLLASGTSLEIGQNPDVRKHYLGAEFKL; this comes from the coding sequence ATGCACACATTAAAAGCGGTGAATTTAAAAAAGAAAATAAAAGATTTAGAGATAGTAAAAGGTATGAGCTTAGAAGTTAAAAGTGGTGAAGTTGTTGGACTTTTAGGTCCAAATGGAGCAGGAAAAACAACAACATTTTATATGATTTGCGGACTTGTTGAAGCAAGCGGCGGTGAGGTTTTTTTTGATGATGAAAATCTCTCAGGAATGCCACTGCATCAAAGAGCTTTAAAAGGCATAGGTTATCTTCCGCAAGAGGCTTCTATATTTAAAGATTTGAGTGTAGAAGATAATCTTTTAATAGCTGCAGAAGTAAAAATAAAAGATAAAAAAGCTCAAGAAAAAAGGATTTTAGAACTGCTTGATATGTTTAACATAGAACCGATTCGTTATCGTAAGGGAATTAGTTTAAGCGGAGGAGAGAGACGCCGTGTTGAAATTGCAAGAGCTTTGGTTAATTCGCCTAAATTTTTACTTTTAGATGAGCCTTTCGCCGGAGTTGACCCAATAGCGGTTATGGACATACAAATAGTTATCAAACAACTTGTATCATATGATATCGGTGTTTTAATCACCGATCATAATGTTCGTGAAACATTGGATGTCTGCGATAGAGCATATGTGATAAAATCAGGCTCTCTTTTAGCGAGCGGAACGAGTCTAGAGATAGGTCAAAATCCTGATGTTCGTAAGCACTATCTGGGCGCAGAATTTAAGCTATAA